GCATCGTCCATCGCTTCGATCCAGATCACGGGAAGCGGCGAGTACCGGGTGGGTGGCGGTAACACAGCTACTGCTTTTTGCCGGCGAAGGAATGCATTTCTTAGTTGGAAGGAGTAAACCTAATACATTACATTACACGGGTCGGGTCCACTTCTGAACTATTCACACACgcgcacacacatatatatactaGTAAAATATGCTCGCGAGTCAGGCGCGCACACAATTTTGAGAAAGATCACATTAATGCACAACCCTCTTATTCAAGTGATGGATTGGTCATTATTCACAACCCTCGTGATCAAACATGTGTTAGACAAGCGGTTACTGAAGTTTCACAAATCACTGATGAAAATCCAGTAGATTAAGCTGTTAGTGAGgaacaacaagaaattgttgatcaaaCAAACAACCTAATGAGATCTACTAGAATAATAAGACTACGATATCTAGTGAGTATTTCATGTATTTACAAGAATCTGACTTTAACATTGGAACCGAAAATGATCCTAGAACATTTTTACAAGCtatgagttgtaatgagtcaaaactatggtttGGTGCTATGAAAGTATAAAGGCCAGAAatttcgtgtttgaaaatttgcgtaaaatttaaaatttgctCTTTAAGTAAATAGAATGCATCATTCATAAAAACAATTGATAGAAAGTTTAACcattcaaaatagcagcggaagtaaataatgtttcaaaataacaattttaaataattcaatgacaacttaaaataaatcattgtgctaataaaatgaatttgcataaaatggtaaatgaactgataaatgaggtcctcgggttcctactactgccgacccaagatgactcactggtccccgccctcgatcccgacttCATCAGTACCtataacaatcaagtctagtgagtctaaagactcagcatgcatatatcgtaaataacaagtaataataataaaatcgcatgcaaagtgaaatatcatgtcatgagttaTTATAATacttgcataactgaactgaaaatcgcatcatgaataattataaatacgtgcataactgaactgaaagtcgtaagtgaaatgtttgctccgtagagccctgtcataaaataacatgtcataaattttatgttgagattatgttctacgctagtggcctccctgaactgaactgaaccggtaagtgaccaccgggtgatgtAATAATCGTTTGATCAGAATAATGCCACaggtatactgggtggaactgaactgaactgaactgaaccgataagtgaccaccgggtgaagcaataatcccatgatagtgaagtggccacaagcaatatcgcataaatctcaaaaatgaatattttatatttttatacacgtaatataatttaatgtcataattaaatatcctgtattattttaccacatgggttggatcgttcccaggctcgctgcgatccaaatctaacatgaaaaatatgcaaatggttTAACTTGatcaaactttgtaattgactccaaaaaaaacgagacaattacgcccaatgacttagtatttaatcatgactccgtgccaacccgaaccaacaccgaaccatcatttagtcatgattaaaatactcttaaaatgatgaaattatgctcctaaaatttcagtatttcgaattttggtgagtggaggccaaaaacatgaaacgctctttcgagagtcactttggcacattgcaccgtaaattgtcgtacgacctctaaacttaaccgaatcacgaacggccaaaaatacggccttcctaactcgatgaggtactgttcagtccaaggccataggctaaaagccaatcgAGAACTCGAAACTCACCTCTGAATCGCagcacacttgctgtcaaaaattacagcagcagtgttagcgtttccttgcgtcgtttgtaaggctaatggccattggggttTGAACCACCGATCctgagcctcttaccaacatcccaagggttggcttgaaccatggctaagggccctaggccagccacaatccaagcaacaccATGGACTACCCGAAACTTGCATCCTAGAGCACCAAAAATCTGTACTGTGGTGCTTCGGTTCGCTTGCTGTCTTtcatcgttccagtggccatttgattgagcatggctcgatctagactgTCATGATGTGTGGTGTGAAccagggctaagggccagaggccaaccgaGATCCACCCCAACCATCAAAACCGAAAGTACTCATGCAGCAAATGAAAAGGGGTCGAAGGGGgcgggggctgttcttgttttatttaaaaaaaaaagttgcaACCAttgaccaagcctcaaaaggccgacttggtcatgtcttagacataATAAGGGGATGTTCTAacagggcagccaagatcagattcatctcccttgacagcaagaacaaaattttcgaactcaaaatgGTTTTACGGGAGAATTGCTGTATTTTCTCAATTCCAGCATACATGGGGCTTGAACTACTGGACTAACGTGATTCTAATACACCCTAGCACATGTCTAGGGGAAGCCTTGGGAGCCTGAACacgagccaaccacctgaaacGACACAAACATGGAACCTGTGAAGCATGAAAGAAAacagaaaattctgcacatgcattttcgaaaatgtcactcatgtatttcggttttcttgcaataaatTCATGTacatgctatgtttaaaaatatctatatggcttgattgaagagtgaaagagATATAGatatgccttggtttgttttgaaaggaaaacaaacaaaacaacGACGCGACGCGGAGGAGACAGAGTGCTtcacttttgtttcttgtttTTCTCCCTAGCTCTCACGATTTTCTACTGTTGTCTCTCTCGAAATTTTTTCTCTCTGAATGTGCTCTGAATTTCGAGAATGAGGGTGGGGAGAGAAGGTTAGGTAGATAAATGGGAAGGTTGCAAGATAAATGGAGAGAATAAGTCTTGAAATCTTTTGAATTTGAGAGATAAGGAAACAATAATGACATCAAGAGATTTGAGGGATAATTTATGAGGTGGTGACCGAAATTTCTAGTCTAGATACAAGGGaggaaattgcttaattatttaattattgaagattaaaaGGTGAGGGAATTATCTCCAAAAAAGAATAAAGAATGATATCGAATGTTGAGTTGTCACAACTAATTAAATCTTTCAAAGGAGGTGACCGATTTTTATCTACCAAATCATGggagaatattgcttaatttattaattattgggGGATTAAAATTGTGGGAATTATTCTACCATGAAGAGATAAGGAAGGATATCAAAGAAATGAGTTGTCgaatgtttttaaattaattaagttgGCCGATTTTTATCATCTAAAAATGTGGGTAGGAAAAATTGCTTATCTAATAATTATGGGTGAATTAAAATGTGAGGGATTATCTACCATGAAATGGattaaggaaagatatcaaaaatggAGTGTTGCCAAAAATTTAAATCCTTTATAGTGCAATGGCCGAAATTATAAGATAACGGGAGGacaaatattgcttaaataatgtattttaaatccttagagttttatctacccattaaatattttagtggattaataaattaattatggaatAACATTATCTTGCATGTATggctaaatatttaatttacttaaataattcattaaacattcttttacagttgaattaacttattatttaacttaaataaattttaggaatgatttcttaatattaaattttatctcaaactccaactccagtccggcctcactcaattaactgaaaaggtaacaattaaactactgcaatataataattaaatttaaagaaaagcatttaaattctcatgcaataaaatcatatttaaatactagaattatgcatggctaatacgtagtctaatttacgggttctacagaaagAATATATGAATTCTATGACATTTAATGGAGTATGAGATCTTGTTCAGTTTCCTAATGGTGTAAAATTCATTAGATGTAAATGAGTCTTCAAACAAAGAAAGAGAAATTAAGCAACATTGAAagaataaagcaagactcgtcGCTAAATTATTCACTCAGGAGGGAAGAATAGAGTACAAGGATACTTTTTTCTCCTGTATCTAAGAAAGATCATCTCCAtatcattctagcattagttgcacattttgacttagatttaCAACAAATGGATGCGAAAACGACTTTTCTCAACGGAGAGCTAGAGGAAGATGTTAATATgaaacaacctgaaggattaTTCTCAAGTAATGGTGAACACTTGGTATGTAAActtaagaaatctatatatggattgaaacaagcttcccgtcaatggtattttatatggattgaaacaagcttcccgTCAATGGATCAATGTAAATACCaaaaggtcagtgggagtaagATTTATTTCTTTATTCTACATGTGGATGATAGAGTATTTACAACCAACGACATGGGTTTGTTATATGAGGCGAAACAATTTCTgtctaaaaattttgatatgaaggatatgagCGACGCATCTTATGTCATTGACATTAAAATACATGGAGACAAAATTCGAGATATTCTAGGTGTGTCTCACAAAACCTATATCAACAAGGTGTTAGACagatatcggatgaaagattgttcaccaagtatGTATCTCATTTTAAAAGGCGATGAGTTCAATTTAAgtcaatgcccaaagaatgatctagagagggaacaaatgaaaaacagtCTTTATGCTGCTGCTGTCGAAAGCTTAATGTATGCTCATGTTTTCGCTAGACTTGACATGGCATTTATTGTTGTGGTGTTAGGAATATGTCAGAGTAATAAGGGTTTAGACAAGTGGAAAGCTGCAAAGACAATGACAATGTACCTTCAAGGAAccagatattatatgattatgttcAGACGAACTGAGAATTCAGAAGTAATTGGTTACTCAGATTCAGACTACGCTGGCTGCATTGATTCAAGAAAATCCACTTCAtgatatattttcatgctacctggtggagctgtatcttgAAGAAGTGCAAAACATATATTGACCGCTACTTCCAATATGGAAGCTAGGTTAATAGCTTGTTTTGAGACAACCTCACGTGATGTATAAttgaagagtttcatttcgAGATTTAGAATTATGGATTCTATAGCTGAACTATTAAGAATGTTGTTTTATAGCTGAACTATTTAGAATTATGGATTCTATAGCTGAACTATTAGGTCAATTCAAATGTCGTTTTTTATcgataaaaataacaaaagtgatATTTGAAGCAAGCGCATCGACATTAAATATTTAGTCATACGAGAACATGttaaatataagaaaataattGTCGAACACATTAGCAATGAATTGATAATTGTAGATCATTTGACTAAAGCCGtgccaccattgaaatttaagTATCTTACAGAAAGGATAAAACTGAGTTCTTTTATGTAATTTGTCGTAAGAACAAATTAATAAACTCTaatgtgatattttatcatatttgttgtgcacatatttattgatttgaaaaatatcaataaatttgGACATCGAATAAACATAAGGTCTATTCATTAATTCATATAGATTTGAGATACATGAAAGATAAATCGTTAGTAGCTACATCCATCAACTCGATTATGTAACCATCTACTTATGGTGGTTTTGTAAGAAATTCGAATTCGGAAACCAAAAACTATTAAATAGATAAATCGTTAGTAGCTATATCCATCAACCAAAACCGAGTAAAAAGCTTAAATCCGAGAACAAGGTAGGGTGAGAAAGCAAATTACGTGATTTTGGGGGGAAAAAGTTATTGCCTTGACTGACTACTCAAATTCTACATTTAATACAATGTATGTATTGTAACGTTGAGATTGATATAAAGATACTTAATTACAGAAAGTAAGCTAAGAACAAATGATAATCAATAAATCGATTTGAtcccaaaaaacaaaaacatataCCACCTACGGTGTTAAAAGACTAAATTGCCCACTCACCCTTTCCACTCAATGCATTGAGATGTTGGCCTTGTTTTCTGCTTCCCGGCTTTCAGCGGGCAGGCGGTCTGCAAGGGCAGCACCATACAATTATACTGTAAACACAAAGAGCTGCTGATCGGAATCTCCACCGTCGGACTAATCTCGATTCCGGTCAGGTAATTGTGCTGCAGATAGAGTAACTGTATGTTGGAAGCCAATAGTCGGTCTACGAAGCTGGCCGGGACTTGGCCCATGAACTCGTTATTGTTCAGGTACAGGTTCTGAACCGTGGAGAACATCGGTGAAATTTCGCCGGAGAGGCGGTTGAAGCTGAGATCAATGGTCGGGATGGTGACCAGATTGGTGGGACGAACTTGGCCGGAGAATTGGTTTCGCTGGAGTTGGAGGTTGGCGATCGGGAAGGTGAATAGCTCGGTGGGAATGGGGCCGATGAACCGGTTCTTACTGAGGTCGATGTAGTTCATCTGGTTTAATCGGGTCAGAAGCACGTCGACCGGCCCGGTGAGCTGGTTCCACGACAGCGAGAGGTGTTGGAGGGAAGGAGGGAGTCCGGTTGGAGAAATCGAACCGGATAAATCGTTGTGTTTGAGGTCGATTCGAGTTAGGTACTGGGAGACGAAAGGTGGTATTGAACCGGATAGCTTGTTGTGGCAGAGGATGATGTTGGATAACGCCGGAAGGGCTCCGATGGAATATGGGATACTCCCGGTGAGCTGATTGAAGCTCAGATCAAGGGTTTGAAGTCCCTGGAGGCTGCCGAGGCTCGCCGGAAATTCTCCGGTGATGAAGTTCTGGCTGACAGCTAGAAACCGCAGGTTCTTCAGCTGAGACAGGGTATCCGGCAGACAGCCGAAGACCCGACCGGGGACAACGGTCAACTCCGTCATCGATGAGAGTTTCCCAATCTCCGGGTCAAGTCTACCGGTCAGACCCGGAGACCCGGCTCTGGGATCGCCGAGATTGAGAGCAACCACCTTATCCCCGTCACAATATACACCGGCGAAACCACACGGGTCCGAAGTGAAATCCCAGGAAGCAAAATAATTCGACCCCGGCAAATCTTCCAAGCTTTTGCGAATGTTCTGCAGCGCCAAGAAATCGATCGGGTCCAACATTGCATGCGCGAGAAGACTGCATTTCAGAACGAAAACCAAATtggccaaaaacatgaaccAGAAGCAGCCATTTCCACTCGGAAAACACTTCATTCTTGCAGATTCAAGCACTGTTGAGAAGAATATTTGGAGGGACTTATAAAGGGATTCTGAAAGTGGTCCTTTATCGTGAAGAGGAGACGTGAGAGCTTTAAACGAGACAGCATCCAAAGTTGCAGAACATACAGAAAATGCAGTAAAAAAACTTCATATGAAAGCAGCAAACAACAATAATAAGCGATAGCTGAAGATCAAGAATATGATTTCTTTTATTGGGCTCGTGTGGCTTGTGGGAGAAGGTGATGAAAAATGGGAAAATTGACAATGGCAGGAAGCGTTTGGGTCCTTTACTGTGTGGGGGAAGATAGTGATTGTGATACGAAGGGGAACGTGATATTCATTAATTTTTCCTTGTAGTTTTGTAAACTTCGAGGTTAGGGTGGGCAAACGGTTGTCCGAACCTACGTGGAAGCGTACGAGGCTGCCTTTTGACGCTTTGGTTGCTCTGCTGGCAACCACGAGACAAAACCCGGTGTCTCTATTTGGTAGgtggattatttatttatttatctgttattgaattaaaacataaataattataaatatataatcgGGTGTTTTGTTTAggtttttgtaaaattttaatttcgaagcaaaatccaaataatttggtaaattttagtatatattaaaaaattacatatgtattttaaatatttgaattcCTATTCGTAAAAGGCAATGATAAATTTTCATTGGTAGGAAGTAAAAAAATGACTTATTACATTACGTTTTAACAAGTTTGAAAAATGATACATTACAATTTATAAGATTTTCAGATAAATATGTTTTAAGTAATTTTAGTCAAACAACATCTTAATAattatcattttatttaatatgtgTTTGTAAGAAAGTGGTGTTTACACtacaatttttatgaaaaacacATGATTTTAATGAAGTTTCAATTCCtaacataatttatttaaaactcactaaaaaaaattatagttaaaattttcaatatcattaaatgtaaaaaattacactaataaatatttaaaactaatttttacttttattttaatcatattcatcatcttttaatttgattccta
This window of the Primulina tabacum isolate GXHZ01 chromosome 4, ASM2559414v2, whole genome shotgun sequence genome carries:
- the LOC142543698 gene encoding uncharacterized protein LOC142543698; amino-acid sequence: MKCFPSGNGCFWFMFLANLVFVLKCSLLAHAMLDPIDFLALQNIRKSLEDLPGSNYFASWDFTSDPCGFAGVYCDGDKVVALNLGDPRAGSPGLTGRLDPEIGKLSSMTELTVVPGRVFGCLPDTLSQLKNLRFLAVSQNFITGEFPASLGSLQGLQTLDLSFNQLTGSIPYSIGALPALSNIILCHNKLSGSIPPFVSQYLTRIDLKHNDLSGSISPTGLPPSLQHLSLSWNQLTGPVDVLLTRLNQMNYIDLSKNRFIGPIPTELFTFPIANLQLQRNQFSGQVRPTNLVTIPTIDLSFNRLSGEISPMFSTVQNLYLNNNEFMGQVPASFVDRLLASNIQLLYLQHNYLTGIEISPTVEIPISSSLCLQYNCMVLPLQTACPLKAGKQKTRPTSQCIEWKG